The Meleagris gallopavo isolate NT-WF06-2002-E0010 breed Aviagen turkey brand Nicholas breeding stock chromosome 10, Turkey_5.1, whole genome shotgun sequence genome contains a region encoding:
- the CAMSAP2 gene encoding calmodulin-regulated spectrin-associated protein 2 isoform X1 codes for MAELFWWFEVVKPSFVQPRVVVHPQAEPVKDAASAHSLNANRRNYMDGPCGSDFVARLESPSYTPSHQLHTPQQPYSSVPGVIRRSTSMSYVDGYVGTWPKEKRSSLHGVSFDISFDKEKSIPVSSPNRGITRSVSNEGLTLNNNRVPKHIRKNLSFRPVNGEEENEDIEEEKDTVAHTDTKAYRSFTTNQRNANESSHCRFPNGALQNRAILDDFGNQIETPTIEEALQIIHDTEKSPRVIQTDQITNGFFLHNQEMSILNSNIKPNQSTPDLITDTKGALSPVTDNTEVDTGIHVPSEDIPETMDEDSSLRDYTVSMDSDMEEPSKFLQDYDLRASNHRDQLSPCPSSVSTKSQAGSSASSSSGVKMTSFAEQKFRKLNHTDSRSSGSSSQKTTPEGSELNIPHVVAWTHIPEEASVPQGRDTTQLLASELVHLRMKLEEKRRAIEAQKKKVEAAFTKQRQKMGRTAFLNIVKKKGDGVSPLREEAAGAEDEKIFTDSNRLKERENQKTDEQTNKASESIKENPENSHNKWSKSPATPMDAEKQWNLVSPSEENFNEGDILEYTKSIEKLNSSLHFLQQEMQRLSLQQEMLMQMREQQAWVISPPQPSPQKQLREFKASSRQMGAPSPVAPFSQESPRSTHQSPQSSNKKNASFHIKMQRTPRPNELKITPLNRTLTAPRSVDSLPRLRRFSPSQVPIQTRSFVCFGDDGEHLDEPQLKGSLLKEVKPTEEGAKEEGPKLLKKSEQKLEEKEIKPLESNVSEVLSQPIIETVCLTPNEDQLSQPILPTAAPKTANLIEVSLSDLKPPEKKEVSVEKYEGESDREQFEDDQKVCCGFFFKDDQKAENDMAMKRAALLEKRLRRERETQLRKQQLEAELEHKKEETRRKTEEERQKKEDERARREFIKQEYMRRKQLKLMEEMDTVIKPRSLSIKQKKPRPKSIHRDHIESPKTPVKGPPGSQLYRVFSVSSLSLASLNTGDSESVQSGKRTPRSESVEGFLSPSRCGSRNGEKDWENASTTSSVASATEYTGPKLFKEPSAKSNKYIIQNALAHCCLAGKVNEGQKKKILEVRVFFL; via the exons aTTGGAAAGTCCAAGTTACACACCATCTCACCAACTGCACACACCCCAGCAGCCTTATTCATCTGTCCCAG GAGTCATCAGAAGGTCCACATCAATGTCTTACGTAGATGGCTATGTAGGGACATggccaaaagaaaaaag GTCATCGTTACATGGAGTTTCATTTGACATTTcttttgacaaagaaaaaagcattccAGTATCTTCTCCAAACAGAGGTATTACTAGATCTGTGAGCAATGAAGGCCTTACATTAAACAACAACCGTGTGCCCAAACATATTAGAAAAAATCTGTCCTTCAGACCAGTaaatggagaagaggaaaatgaagatattgaagaggaaaaggacaCAGTAGCTCATACAGACACAAAGGCCTATCGTTCTTTTACTACAAATCAAAGAAATGCCAATGAGAGCAGTCACTGCAGGTTTCCAAACGGGGCTTTGCAAAACAGAGCCATTCTGGATGATTTTGGCAATCAGATTGAGACACCAACAATTGAAGAGGCTTTGCAGATAATTCATGACACTGAAAAATCTCCCAGAGTTATTCAGACAGACCAAATTACAAATGGATTCTTTCTTCACAATCAGGAAATGAGCATCTTGAATTCAAACATTAAACCAAATCAGTCTACCCCTGATCTGATCACAGACACAAAAGGTGCTTTAAGTCCTGTGACTGACAATACAGAAGTTGATACTGGAATACACGTTCCTTCGGAAGACATTCCAGAGACGATGGATGAGGATTCTTCTTTAAGAGATTATACTGTAAGCATGGACTCTGACATGGAAGAACCATCTAAATTTCTTCAGGATTATGACTTAAGAGCTAGCAATCACAGAGATCAATTAAGTCCCTGTCCTAGTTCAGTAAGTACTAAATCACAGGCTGGCAGTAGTGCTTCTTCAAGTTCAGGGGTTAAAATGACTAGTTTTGCAgagcagaaattcagaaagttGAATCATACAGATAGTAGAAGCAGTGGCAGCAGTTCTCAGAAAACCACACCAGAAGGTTCTGAGCTGAATATTCCGCATGTGGTTGCTTGGACTCATATTCCTGAGGAGGCATCTGTTCCCCAAGGAAGAGACACTACACAGTTACTGGCTTCAGAACTGGTACATCTTAGGATGAAgctggaggaaaagagaagagcaatTGAAGCCCAGAAGAAGAAAGTTGAAGCTGCTTTCACTAAGCAGCGgcagaaaatgggaagaacagCATTTCTTAATATTGTGAAAAAGAAAGGTGATGGAGTATCACCTCTCagagaagaagcagcaggagctgaagaTGAGAAGATATTCACTGACAGTAACagactgaaagaaagagaaaatcaaaaaacagatgaacaaaCTAATAAAGCTTCAGaatcaataaaagaaaatcctgaaaattCTCACAACAAATGGTCAAAGTCTCCTGCTACTCCTATGGATGCTGAAAAGCAGTGGAATTTAGTTAGCCcctcagaagaaaattttaatgaagGAGATATCTTAGAATATACCAAATCTATTGAAAAACTAAATTCTTCCTTACACTTTCTACAGCAAGAAATGCAGCGTCTGTCCCTTCAACAGGAGATGTTGATGCAGATGAGAGAGCAGCAAGCTTGGGTTATTTCTcctcctcagccttctcctcagAAGCAACTTCGGGAGTTTAAGGCTTCATCAAGGCAAATGGGAGCTCCATCTCCCGTTGCACCTTTCTCACAGGAATCTCCCCGCTCTACACATCAATCTCCACAATCATCCAACAAAAAGAACGCATCTTTTcacataaaaatgcaaaggacTCCTAGGCcaaatgaactgaaaataacACCTCTAAATCGTACCTTGACTGCCCCAAGGTCTGTAGATAGTCTTCCTCGCTTGAGAAGATTTTCTCCAAGTCAGGTTCCCATTCAGACTAgatcatttgtttgctttggagaTGATGGTGAACATCTGGATGAACCTCAGCTGAAGGGAAGTCTTCTGAAGGAAGTCAAGCCTACAGAAGAGGGAGCAAAAGAAGAAGGAccaaaacttctgaaaaagaGTGAACAGAAGTTGGAGGAAAAGGAGATAAAACCCCTTGAATCTAATGTTTCTGAAGTGTTATCTCAGCCCATAATAGAAACTGTCTGCCTCACCCCAAATGAAGATCAGCTAAGCCAACCAATATTGCCAACAGCAGCTCCCAAAACAGCGAACTTAATTGAAGTTTCCTTATCAGATTTGAAGCcaccagaaaaaaaggaagtatcTGTTGAGAAATACGAAGGTGAGAGCGATAGAGAACAATTTGAGGATGACCAGAAAGTGTGTTGTGGATTCTTTTTTAAG GATGatcaaaaggcagaaaatgatATGGCAATGAAACGAGCGGCATTATTGGAAAAGCGTTtgagaagggaaagagagaCTCAGCTTcgaaagcagcagctggaagcagagctagaacataagaaagaagagacaag ACgcaaaacagaagaagaacGTCAGAAGAAGGAAGATGAGCGAGCACGGCGAGAATTCATTAAGCAAGAATACATGAGAAGGAAACAACTAAAGCTTATGGAAGAAATGGATACTGTTATAAAACCACGTTCCTTgtcaatcaaacaaaaaaagccacgTCCAAAATCTATTCATAGGGATCACATTGAGTCACCTAAGACACCAGTCAAAGGTCCACCAG GTTCACAGCTTTATCGTGTTTTTTCAGTATCTAGTCTTTCACTGGCATCGCTGAATACAGGGGACAGTGAGAGTGTGCAGTCAGGCAAGAGAACGCCAAG ATCTGAGTCTGTGGAAGGTTTCTTATCTCCGAGTCGCTGTGGTAGTCGTAATGGTGAAAAAGATTGGGAAAACGCATCTACAACTTCTTCAGTTGCCTCTGCTACAGAATACACAG GACCAAAGCTTTTCAAAGAACCCAGTGCTAAATCCAATAAGTATATAATTCAGAATGCTCTGGCACATTGCTGCTTGGCTGGAAAAGTGAATGAAggtcaaaagaaaaagatactggAGGTAAGGGTGTTTTTCCTCTAA
- the CAMSAP2 gene encoding calmodulin-regulated spectrin-associated protein 2 isoform X2 — protein MAELFWWFEVVKPSFVQPRVVVHPQAEPVKDAASAHSLNANRRNYMDGPCGSDFVARLESPSYTPSHQLHTPQQPYSSVPGVIRRSTSMSYVDGYVGTWPKEKRSSLHGVSFDISFDKEKSIPVSSPNRGITRSVSNEGLTLNNNRVPKHIRKNLSFRPVNGEEENEDIEEEKDTVAHTDTKAYRSFTTNQRNANESSHCRFPNGALQNRAILDDFGNQIETPTIEEALQIIHDTEKSPRVIQTDQITNGFFLHNQEMSILNSNIKPNQSTPDLITDTKGALSPVTDNTEVDTGIHVPSEDIPETMDEDSSLRDYTVSMDSDMEEPSKFLQDYDLRASNHRDQLSPCPSSVSTKSQAGSSASSSSGVKMTSFAEQKFRKLNHTDSRSSGSSSQKTTPEGSELNIPHVVAWTHIPEEASVPQGRDTTQLLASELVHLRMKLEEKRRAIEAQKKKVEAAFTKQRQKMGRTAFLNIVKKKGDGVSPLREEAAGAEDEKIFTDSNRLKERENQKTDEQTNKASESIKENPENSHNKWSKSPATPMDAEKQWNLVSPSEENFNEGDILEYTKSIEKLNSSLHFLQQEMQRLSLQQEMLMQMREQQAWVISPPQPSPQKQLREFKASSRQMGAPSPVAPFSQESPRSTHQSPQSSNKKNASFHIKMQRTPRPNELKITPLNRTLTAPRSVDSLPRLRRFSPSQVPIQTRSFVCFGDDGEHLDEPQLKGSLLKEVKPTEEGAKEEGPKLLKKSEQKLEEKEIKPLESNVSEVLSQPIIETVCLTPNEDQLSQPILPTAAPKTANLIEVSLSDLKPPEKKEVSVEKYEGESDREQFEDDQKVCCGFFFKDDQKAENDMAMKRAALLEKRLRRERETQLRKQQLEAELEHKKEETRRKTEEERQKKEDERARREFIKQEYMRRKQLKLMEEMDTVIKPRSLSIKQKKPRPKSIHRDHIESPKTPVKGPPVSSLSLASLNTGDSESVQSGKRTPRSESVEGFLSPSRCGSRNGEKDWENASTTSSVASATEYTGPKLFKEPSAKSNKYIIQNALAHCCLAGKVNEGQKKKILEVRVFFL, from the exons aTTGGAAAGTCCAAGTTACACACCATCTCACCAACTGCACACACCCCAGCAGCCTTATTCATCTGTCCCAG GAGTCATCAGAAGGTCCACATCAATGTCTTACGTAGATGGCTATGTAGGGACATggccaaaagaaaaaag GTCATCGTTACATGGAGTTTCATTTGACATTTcttttgacaaagaaaaaagcattccAGTATCTTCTCCAAACAGAGGTATTACTAGATCTGTGAGCAATGAAGGCCTTACATTAAACAACAACCGTGTGCCCAAACATATTAGAAAAAATCTGTCCTTCAGACCAGTaaatggagaagaggaaaatgaagatattgaagaggaaaaggacaCAGTAGCTCATACAGACACAAAGGCCTATCGTTCTTTTACTACAAATCAAAGAAATGCCAATGAGAGCAGTCACTGCAGGTTTCCAAACGGGGCTTTGCAAAACAGAGCCATTCTGGATGATTTTGGCAATCAGATTGAGACACCAACAATTGAAGAGGCTTTGCAGATAATTCATGACACTGAAAAATCTCCCAGAGTTATTCAGACAGACCAAATTACAAATGGATTCTTTCTTCACAATCAGGAAATGAGCATCTTGAATTCAAACATTAAACCAAATCAGTCTACCCCTGATCTGATCACAGACACAAAAGGTGCTTTAAGTCCTGTGACTGACAATACAGAAGTTGATACTGGAATACACGTTCCTTCGGAAGACATTCCAGAGACGATGGATGAGGATTCTTCTTTAAGAGATTATACTGTAAGCATGGACTCTGACATGGAAGAACCATCTAAATTTCTTCAGGATTATGACTTAAGAGCTAGCAATCACAGAGATCAATTAAGTCCCTGTCCTAGTTCAGTAAGTACTAAATCACAGGCTGGCAGTAGTGCTTCTTCAAGTTCAGGGGTTAAAATGACTAGTTTTGCAgagcagaaattcagaaagttGAATCATACAGATAGTAGAAGCAGTGGCAGCAGTTCTCAGAAAACCACACCAGAAGGTTCTGAGCTGAATATTCCGCATGTGGTTGCTTGGACTCATATTCCTGAGGAGGCATCTGTTCCCCAAGGAAGAGACACTACACAGTTACTGGCTTCAGAACTGGTACATCTTAGGATGAAgctggaggaaaagagaagagcaatTGAAGCCCAGAAGAAGAAAGTTGAAGCTGCTTTCACTAAGCAGCGgcagaaaatgggaagaacagCATTTCTTAATATTGTGAAAAAGAAAGGTGATGGAGTATCACCTCTCagagaagaagcagcaggagctgaagaTGAGAAGATATTCACTGACAGTAACagactgaaagaaagagaaaatcaaaaaacagatgaacaaaCTAATAAAGCTTCAGaatcaataaaagaaaatcctgaaaattCTCACAACAAATGGTCAAAGTCTCCTGCTACTCCTATGGATGCTGAAAAGCAGTGGAATTTAGTTAGCCcctcagaagaaaattttaatgaagGAGATATCTTAGAATATACCAAATCTATTGAAAAACTAAATTCTTCCTTACACTTTCTACAGCAAGAAATGCAGCGTCTGTCCCTTCAACAGGAGATGTTGATGCAGATGAGAGAGCAGCAAGCTTGGGTTATTTCTcctcctcagccttctcctcagAAGCAACTTCGGGAGTTTAAGGCTTCATCAAGGCAAATGGGAGCTCCATCTCCCGTTGCACCTTTCTCACAGGAATCTCCCCGCTCTACACATCAATCTCCACAATCATCCAACAAAAAGAACGCATCTTTTcacataaaaatgcaaaggacTCCTAGGCcaaatgaactgaaaataacACCTCTAAATCGTACCTTGACTGCCCCAAGGTCTGTAGATAGTCTTCCTCGCTTGAGAAGATTTTCTCCAAGTCAGGTTCCCATTCAGACTAgatcatttgtttgctttggagaTGATGGTGAACATCTGGATGAACCTCAGCTGAAGGGAAGTCTTCTGAAGGAAGTCAAGCCTACAGAAGAGGGAGCAAAAGAAGAAGGAccaaaacttctgaaaaagaGTGAACAGAAGTTGGAGGAAAAGGAGATAAAACCCCTTGAATCTAATGTTTCTGAAGTGTTATCTCAGCCCATAATAGAAACTGTCTGCCTCACCCCAAATGAAGATCAGCTAAGCCAACCAATATTGCCAACAGCAGCTCCCAAAACAGCGAACTTAATTGAAGTTTCCTTATCAGATTTGAAGCcaccagaaaaaaaggaagtatcTGTTGAGAAATACGAAGGTGAGAGCGATAGAGAACAATTTGAGGATGACCAGAAAGTGTGTTGTGGATTCTTTTTTAAG GATGatcaaaaggcagaaaatgatATGGCAATGAAACGAGCGGCATTATTGGAAAAGCGTTtgagaagggaaagagagaCTCAGCTTcgaaagcagcagctggaagcagagctagaacataagaaagaagagacaag ACgcaaaacagaagaagaacGTCAGAAGAAGGAAGATGAGCGAGCACGGCGAGAATTCATTAAGCAAGAATACATGAGAAGGAAACAACTAAAGCTTATGGAAGAAATGGATACTGTTATAAAACCACGTTCCTTgtcaatcaaacaaaaaaagccacgTCCAAAATCTATTCATAGGGATCACATTGAGTCACCTAAGACACCAGTCAAAGGTCCACCAG TATCTAGTCTTTCACTGGCATCGCTGAATACAGGGGACAGTGAGAGTGTGCAGTCAGGCAAGAGAACGCCAAG ATCTGAGTCTGTGGAAGGTTTCTTATCTCCGAGTCGCTGTGGTAGTCGTAATGGTGAAAAAGATTGGGAAAACGCATCTACAACTTCTTCAGTTGCCTCTGCTACAGAATACACAG GACCAAAGCTTTTCAAAGAACCCAGTGCTAAATCCAATAAGTATATAATTCAGAATGCTCTGGCACATTGCTGCTTGGCTGGAAAAGTGAATGAAggtcaaaagaaaaagatactggAGGTAAGGGTGTTTTTCCTCTAA